The genomic window CGCATTACCACACGCTTTGGGTAAACCCGTATTGGGCCTCCAGCCTCGATCATGTCGGCACGATTGGCGCACATCGCTTTTACCGCAATCGCGGCGCTGGCGGGAAAAAGGGCGCGTTTACGCAGCGGTATGCAGGGATAGAACCGGGAGTGAACGCCCGCGTGACCGCTGCGCCGTTAAGCGAAATCGCTCCTGACCCGATGGTGCGCGATGCAGCCATGGCTTTGCCAGCGCCAAGTGCGCGACACACCCCATCGGGCAATGCAGCGGGTGGCTACCAAATTCCAGCCGTGCCAGCCCAAGCCGTCGCAGGCCCCGGCGCCGTGCGCACCGACCCGCACGTCTCTGGCGTGGGTCAGGTGCGCGAGGATTATTCACGCGCGGGGCAATGGAAAAGCGATGCAGCGCGCAAGGCCTTGCTCAAAGAGAAAGAAAAACGCGCCAATACGCCGCCACAGGGCAGCTCAGAACCTTAAGCGGCGGGCAACAGGGTTAATGCGCTCTAAACCCTAGTTTCACACAAAGCCTTTAAGGGCCCTCCCCTATTGCGGTGTTCCACACAGCAACGCCGTGCAGCACACATCGCCGCTTTACGGGTTTGCCAAAATTTGGAACCTGAGCCCCCATGTCGATCCATTTTGCCGCAGCCAAAACCACCGGATTTACCCCGGCAAGCGCCGCATCAGCGAAGAAAATCCTCGCCGCGAGCCAAGGCAATGTTGCCAATGACAATGGCGACAAGCGTGAGACAGCCGACCGTGTCCTGCGCGCAGCTTTGTGCCATTTTGCCGAGCATGGCCTTGGCGCAGCAAGGGTCGCACGCGCACAGGCTCAAAAAGCATTTTTCGATGGCGACCGTGAGACTTACGACTGGTGGCTGGGCATCACAAGGACGCTGGACCGTCGCCTTGCCGAGAGCGTTTCCAAACCTGCACCGGACGCAGAGGAAAAAGCGCCGAAGCTCAAAAAATAGGGGCCAAGCGCCCGAAATCTCCGGCGATTTATACTTGCCAAAGGGTTAATAGGCGTTGACAAAATTTTACCGGTGAGCCAGCGTTTTGCGCATGGCGACACGGGTAGAGCTAAACAATCCCGCTGACCTGTATGATGATCAGGCTCGGTTGTGGGACACTAAGGAGCAAGGCGTTGAGGCGTCTTCGTTCCTTTTGCGCGATGCAGGAGACAATGAGGGCGGCACTATGCCCTCTCATACAATCTCCCGGATCACGCCCAATGGCGTTGAAACGCTGCCCATTTGCCACCCGGACAGAGTGCGGCCCGAATTCAACTTTGCCAAGGGGTGGAAACATCTCAGAATCCTTGTGAAAGACAAGGACCGCACCGATGAACTATTTGGCGTGCTTGATTCCCTGCCATGGCGCGATGTGAACAACGAAGCGGCTGCTTTTCTTGCCACCGATCATGGTCGCCGGATATTCCAGTCTGAACCCTATCTTCCAGATATTCTCGACAATCACGAAGAGCTTCGCAAAATGCCCAAAGGCAGCTTTGCCGACGCCTACTGCAACTTTATGGAAGCCGAAGGCCTGACGGCAGCAGGCCTGATCGAAGAGGCGAACGTTTATCGCAAGGATAATGTGATTCTTGAAGACGGTATTGAGTGGTACAATAATCGACTGCGCGACACTCACGATATTTTACACGTGTTGACGGGGTATGGCCGCGATACCCTCGGTGAGCAGTGCCTTCTGGCCTTCCTTTTTGATCAGCGACCAAGCCCCGGGCACCTGTTCCTCGGTTGGCTGGGTACGCTTCTGATGAAAGCTAAAATCAAAACCAAGGCGCCGGTTCTTCGCGCCTTTTTGCAGGCACGCAGTCACGGACGCCTGACACAGCGTATCGTTGAACAACCAATTCTTGAGCTTTTGCCTCTGCCACTCGAAGAAGTGCGGCGCAGGCTCAACGTTCGCGAGCCGACAACCTATCTCCAAGCGCTTGAGACTTGGCGCAAAGAGCGCATTGACCCTCACGCACTTCTGGGTGCTGGCTAGCCGCTCTACTGGCTCCGACTGCGTTCCAGGTTGGCCGGACTGGTGTACTTTGCCATCCTATAGGCATTTATCCCTATAATTCACGGTCTATTGCGTAGAGGCGGTGTTAACCACTCTGACACTCCTGCGTGCTAGGAAAAAATCTGGATTAGCAGCAGGACGAAACTCATTTCAAAGCTCATGCATCTTTTGTCTGGCCGTCAGAGAGAGGACGCGGTTGACCAAGAGGTCCGAAGGGCTCTGGTCAAGTCGCTTTATTCGAGCCCTACAAACCTCGTTATAGGCGCGGTTACGACAGTGAGCGCGGCATCGGTTGCTGCGTGGGTATCTGCGCTTGATGGACTATGGATCGCTGCCCTTGCGCTCACGCTGATTGCAAGCGTGCGCATCATCGCCTCCCTTGGCCTGTCGCCCGACGATAACAACAGTTCGACCACAAAACTTGAACTGACTTACGAAATCGGGGCATTCAGCTTCGCATTGGCTCTCGGAATAACAGCAGCTTACACGATCCTTGCTGGCGCTCCTGCGCAAGTTGAAGTGCTGATGGTTGCCAATGCCCTTGGCTACGGAATTGGAGTCAGCGCACGCAATGCAGGCCGCCCGACAATCGCAATCGGGCAATTGGCCTTTTCCTGCTTGCCGATTGCCGCTGCATCGTTGTGGACAATGACCATCGGTTATGTTGCGCTTGGTGTTACAATTCTGCTCCTGATTCCTGCACAAACCGTTATTACCCGCCAGATCTTCAGCGAAATTCGCGATTCCATCGCTTCGGCCAACACCAATGCGCGCCTTGCAGAAAGGATGGAAATACAAGCCCGCACTGACGTTGTGACCGGGCTTGCCAACCGCGCAGGCCTCAATCACGCTCTTGCCAACGCCATTGAGAACCACGACCAGCAATCCAAGATTGCATTGATCTGGATCGACCTTGACCGGTTCAAGGAAGTGAACGACCTGCTTGGTCACCCGGTCGGCGACAAGGTGCTAAAAGGGATTGCAGAACGGTTGCAGAATGTCACCCCCGACGGCAGCACGGTTGCACGTTTCGGGGGCGATGAATTCATCGTCCTGTGCCCGATCGACAATCTCAAGCACGCCGAACTGATCGCCAGCGAAATCCATTGCGAGATCATGTGCCCGATGCGCATCGATGGCGAGCTTCTGGATATTCGCGCCTCGCTTGGCGTGGCACTTGCACCTGATGATGCAGCTGATGCCGACCAGTTGATGCAGGCCGCGGACCTTGCGCTTTATCATGCCAAGGTGGGTGGGCGCGCGCAGACGTGTTTTTACGAACCCTCGATGAGCCGCGACCTTGTTCGTCGCCGCGAGATTGAGGCTGAGCTGCGTCAGGCCATCCTTCGCGATGAACTGTCGATCTTCTTCCAGCCGATTGTGGACCTTGAAACAGGGCGGATCAAAACCTTCGAGGCGCTGGTGCGCTGGTTCCACCCGGAAAAAGGGGAATTGCGCCCTGACGAATTCATCCCGGTGGCCGAGGAAACCGGGGTTATCGTCACGCTTGGCAATTGGATCACGGTACAAGCGGCGCGCATCGCCGCAACTTGGCCCGATGATGTGACAGTGGCCGTCAACCTCTCTCCCTTGCAGATCCGCGCACCGGGCGCTGCCTTGGGGATCAAGAACGCGCTTCGTGAAGCGGGCCTTCCTGCGCACCGCCTTGAGCTTGAGGTGACAGAGAGCCTGTTTATCGAAGACAACCACGCAACGGCCGCATTTATCGACGAGCTTTCGGCGATGGGCGTGCGCTTTGCGCTCGATGATTTTGGCACAGGCTATTCTTCCTTGAGCTACATCAACTCCTTCCCCTTCTCCAAGATCAAGGTTGATCGCAGCTTTGTCTCCGGCGCCCAAGCCGGGCAAAAGAGCGATGCGATCATTCAAGCGGTCGCCAAGATGGGCAATACGCTGGGCATGGATATTGTCGCAGAGGGCCTTGAGACAGCCGAGCAGGTGACAGCCGTGCGCGAGGCGGGTTGCAACCTTGGCCAAGGCTATCATTTCAGCCGCGCCGTGCCGGACTATCTGGCCGCCATGCTGCTGTCGCAAGAGCGCGGCGAAGACAAGCTGCGCGCAAGGGCCTGACGCTTACGCCCTCCTCTAAATGCGAGCTATTGCAAAGGTTAGGTGTTTGCGCATAGGCTTATTGCAATTGCAAACTGTTTGCAAAGATAGATGGCCTATACGACCTTTTGACGGTTGCAATCGCCCTTTTGCCAGCCTAGGTCCGCTCAAAGACAGGAGTCTGGCGAGCAGGGACGGTCGCCTTTTGCGCTCCATCTCGTGACATATCCGTCCCGAACGAAGTTCAAGGGAAGGATTACTCCTCTATGGCCCGCAAGAAAATCGCGCTTATCGGCTCTGGCATGATCGGCGGCACGCTCGCCCACTTGGCTGCTAAGAAAGAGCTTGGCGATATTGTCCTGTTCGACATCGCAGAAGGTATGCCGCAGGGTAAGGCATTGGACCTGTCGCAGTGTGGCCCGGTTGAGGGTTTTGACGCGAAGATCACCGGCTCCAATGACTATGCCGATATCGCGGGCGCGGACGTTGTGATCGTGACCGCTGGCGTTCCGCGCAAGCCGGGGATGAGCCGCGATGACCTTCTTGGCATTAACTTGTCCGTGATGAAATCCGTTGGCGAAGGCATTAAGAACAACTGCCCTGACGCATTTGTTATCTGCATCACCAACCCGCTGGACGCGATGGTTTGGGCTCTGCGCGAGTTTTCTGGCCTGCCTCACAACAAAGTTGTCGGCATGGCAGGCGTTCTCGACAGCGCGCGCTTTGCAACCTTCCTTGCATGGGAGTTCGATTGCTCGGTCAAAGACGTTAACGCCTTCGTGCTTGGGGGCCACGGCGACACGATGGTTCCGGTGAAGAGCTACACCACGGTGAACGGTATTCCGGTGGAAGACTACGCCAAGATCAAGGGCGTGTCCGAAGACCGCATCGAAGAAATCGTGGACCGCACCCGCAAAGGCGGCGGCGAGATCGTTGGCCTCCTCGGCAATGGCTCAGCTTACTACGCACCTGCGACGAGCGCGATTGCGATGGCCGAAGCGTATCTGGGCGACCAGAAGCGCATCCTGCCTTGCGCGTCCTACGTCGAAGGCAAATACGGCCTCGACGGGCTTTATGTCGGCGTCCCCACAGTGATCGGCGCAGGCGGCACCGAGGAAGTGGTCGAAATCGAGCTCAGCGATGAAGAGAAAGCCAACCTCAAAGTCTCAACCGACGCAGTCGAAGAGCTGCTTGAGGCGTGTAAGGGCCTGGATAGCAGCCTTGCGTAACCCCGCCGACCATCGTCATCCCGGCGCAGGCCGGGATCCAGTAGCGAGCCTAGAACTGGATACCGGCCTTCGCCGGTATGACGATCGGGGTTGAACGATGGAACAGGGCGGTTTTGTCTACATTATGGCGAGCCGCCGAAACGGTACGATTTATATCGGTGTCACCTCTGACTTGCCCAAGAGGGTGTGGGAGCACCGCGAAGAAAGGATCGAAGGCTTCACGAAGAAATATGGCTGCAAAACGCTCGTCTGGTTTGAACCTCACGACACAATCAAAGCGGCCATCACTCGCGAACGCCAAATGAAGGAATGGAAGCGCAGTTGGAAGCTGCGTGTGATCGAAGAGAAGAACCCCAATTGGGACGATTTGTTCGAGTTGGTTTGTAGCTAAATTGGTTCCGTCATCCCGGCGCAGGCCGGGATCCAGAAAGGCTAGGACGGCACTTTGTTTCACTGGACCCCGGCCTTCGCCGGGGTGACGATTAAGGCAAGAAGGAACGACTAGAAATGTCCATCCTCATCAACAAAGACACGCGTGTAATCACCCAAGGGATGACCGGCAACACCGGCACCTTCCACACCCAGCAAGCCTTGGATTACGGCTCGCAAATGGTGGCAGGCGTAACCCCCGGCAAAGGCGGAACCGAGCATATCGGCATCCCCCAATTCAACACCGTGCGCGAAGCCAAGGCGGCGACGGGTGCGACAGCAAGCTGCATCTACGTCCCCCCGCCCTTCGCAGCCGACGCGATTTGTGAGGCTATCGACGCAGAGGTTGAGCTGATCATCTGCATCACCGAGGGCATTCCCGTGCTCGACATGGTGCGCGCAAAGGCTGCACTTAAAGGCTCCAAATCGCGCCTCATCGGCCCGAACTGCCCCGGCGTTCTGACGCCGGATGAGTGCAAGATCGGCATTATGCCGGGCTCTATCTTTAAGAAGGGCTCTGTCGGCGTTGTATCCCGCTCGGGCACGCTTACTTACGAAGCGGTGCACCAGACAACTATGGTGGGCTTGGGGCAAACCACGGCTGTTGGCATTGGCGGTGACCCTGTGAACGGCACCAACTTCATCGACGTGCTCGACCTCTTCCTTGACGACCCTGAAACAAAGTCGATGATCATGATCGGCGAAATCGGCGGGTCCGCTGAAGAAGAAGCCGCCGAGTTCCTGAAGCAAGAGGCTGCCAAGGGCCGCTCGAAGCCGACGGTCGGCTTTATCGCAGGCCGCACGGCGCCTCCGGGCCGCCGCATGGGCCACGCAGGCGCGATTGTGTCAGGCGGCAAAGGCGGCGCAGAAGACAAGATCGCCGCAATGGAAGACGCCGGCATCCGCGTAAGCCCGTCGCCATCTGAGCTGGGCACAACGCTCGACGCGATGTTGAAAGAGTTGGCGTGAACCCAAGCGTCACCCCTCACCGCTCCCCCGCGAAGGCGGGGGCCCAGAGCATCGAAACGCGGTGCTCGACAACCCTGGATCCCCGCCTGCGCGGGCAAGCGGAGGGGTGACATGGAACGTCCGGCATGGGTCTATATCGTGGCAAGCCAGCGCAACGGTACGATCTATATCGGACACTCCACAGACTTGGCGCAGCGCATCCATCAGCACCGCGAGGGACAGGTTCCCGGGTTTACCCGGAAGTATGAATGCAAACAGCTGGTTTGGTTTGAACGCTTCTCGAACGTGATCGAAGCGCGAGAGTTTGAGCAGCGGATGAAGAAATGGAACCGCGCCTGGAAATTAAAGCGGATCGAGGAGCGCAATCCGCAGTGGTTGGACTTGTATGAGGGGCTTGCAAGCCACGCTTGAATACTTCGCACTGGACCCCCGCTTTCGCGGGGGAGCGGCGCAAATCGGTAGGTAGTGATATGAACGAGCAGAGCAAAAACTTCATCCCCGAAATGACCGATCAGGAAGGCCCACAGCCGGGCCCATCCTGGGGTAATCCCAAATGGATGGCCGAAGTCGCCGATGCAGGCGCTGACCTCACCGGCGCTATGGACCCGACGCAGATGCGTCTGGAAGTCGAGAAGGCTGTCAAAACGGCTTCCAAAGCGGCGGGCAAGCCTACGGACGAAGAGGCGCTGCGCTACGCCTCGGACCTGTCGAACAAGGCGATGACGCTGGTGCGGCTGTACCGTGTGCGCGGGCACCTTGCGGCAACGCTTGACCCGCTTGGCATCAGCCAGAAACAGGGCGATCCTGCTGATCTCACCCTCGCCTTCCACGAATTGGACGGCAAGGAAGATGAAGAGGTCTATGTCGGCGGCGTGCTGGGCATGGAGTGGACCACCGTTGGCGCGCTCTACAAGCGTCTTCGCGAAGTGTACTGCGGCAATGTCGGCCTTGAATATATGCACATCGCCGACACCGAGGAACGCCGTTTCCTTCAAGACAAGTTTGAAAGCCCCGGCGATACGATCGAGTTTACGCCAGAGGGCAAGAAAGCCATCCTCGCAGCCGTCCTTCGCGGCGAAGGCTATGAGGAATTTCTCGGCAAGAAATATGTCGGGACCAAGCGGTTCGGCCTTGATGGCGGCGAGTCCATGATCCCCGCGCTTGAGGCTGTTATCAAGCACGGCGGCTCTGCTGGTGTACGCGAAATCGTATACGGCATGGCGCACCGCGGGCGTTTGAACGTGCTCGCAAACGTGATGGCCAAGCCCTACAAAGTCATCTTCCACGAATTTTCCGGCGGCACCGCCAATCCAGAAGATGTGGGTGGCTCGGGCGATGTGAAATATCACCTCGGCACCAGCACCGACCGCGAGTTCGACGGCATCAGCGTGCATATGTCATTGACCCCCAACCCCTCACACCTTGAGACGGTGAACCCGGTGGTTTTGGGCAAGGTGCGCGCGCAGCAGGCGATCCGCGACGATCTTGAGAAAAAGGATCAGGTGCTTCCCGTCCTCATCCACGGGGATGCCGCCTTCGCGGGTCAGGGCGTTGTGTGGGAAAGCCTCAGCCTGTCAGGCGTCAATGGCTATGACACGGGCGGCTGCATCCACTTTATCATCAACAACCAGATCGGCTTTACCACTTCGCCAAAGTTTGCGCGCAATTCGCCTTACCCATCGGACGTGGCGAAAGGCGTGATGGCGCCGATCCTCCACGTCAACGGCGATGATCCCGAAGCGGTGACCTTCGCGTGCAAACTCGCGGTCGAATACCGCCAGACGTTCCACCGCGATGTGGTGATCGATATGTGGTGCTACCGCCGCTTTGGCCACAATGAGGGCGACGAACCCAAGTTCACCCAGCCGCTCATGTACGACAAGATCCGCGCCCACCCCAAGGTGAGCCGCGTCTACGAAGAGCGCCTGATTGCCGAAGGCGTGATCGACGAAGGGCACCGCGAGGCGGTAGCAAAAGAATTCAGCGATCTTCTCGAAGAGGAATTTGAGGCAGCCAAGAGCTATTCTGCCAATCAGGCGGACTGGTTCGGCGGGCGCTGGGCAGGTCTTAACAAGCCAGCCGATGACGAAACCGCACGCCGGAACATCGAAACCGCGATTGAGCGCAAGACCTTCGATGCGCTTGGCCGCACGCTCACTGAAGTTCCTGAGAATGTGAATATTCACAAGACTTTGGGCCGCGTTCTCAAAGCCAAGTCTGAAATGTTCGAAAGCGGCGAAGGCTTCGATTGGGCGACGGCTGAGGCGCTCGCATTCGGTAGTCTCGTGATGGAAGGCTATGGCGTGCGCCTGTCGGGTCAGGACTCCGGTCGCGGCACCTTCTCACAGCGTCACGCGGTATGGGTCGATCAGAAAACCGAAGACAAATACATACCTCTCACCACCCTGCCCCACGGCAAGTTTGAGGTCTATGACAGCACGCTGTCCGAATACGGCGTGCTCGGCTTTGAATACGGCTTTGCTATGGCAGACCCCAAATCGCTCGTCCTGTGGGAAGCGCAATTTGGTGACTTTGCCAATGGCGCGCAGATCATGATCGACCAGTATATCGCGGCGGGCGAGGCCAAGTGGCTGCGCGCCAACGGGCTCGTGATGCTGCTGCCCCATGGCTATGAAGGTCAGGGACCTGAGCACTCCTCGGCTCGCCTTGAACGCTTCCTGCAATTGTGCGCAAGCGACAACATTCAGGTGTGCAACATCACCACGCCTGCGAACTACTTCCACGTGCTGCGTCGTCAAATGCTGCGGCCTTTCCGTAAGCCTCTGGTGATCATGACGCCAAAATCGCTTTTGCGTCACCCGATGGCAAAGTCACCGCGCGAGGAGTTCCTCGGCGATTGGCAGTTCAAACGGATCAAGTCGGACCCTGCGATGGCGCCGGACAGCCCTGCGGATGAAAAGATCACCCGCGTTGTCCTGTGTTCGGGCAAGGTCGCCTATGACCTCATCGAAAAGCGCGACGCGGAAGGGATTGACGACATCTCCATCCTGCGCATCGAACAGCTTTACCCCTTCCCCGGTGAGCCACTGGGCCTGCGCCTGAGCCGTATGAAGAACCTGAAAGAGGTCATCTGGTGCCAGGAAGAGCCCAAGAACAACGGCGCGTGGTTCTTTGTCGAAAACCAGATCGAAAAAGCGCTTGAGCTGGGCGGGCATTTTGGGATGCGTCCCTTTTATGTCGGGCGCGAGGCTTCGGCCTCGCCGGCGACGGGTCTTGCCAAACGTCACGCTGAGCAACAGGCCCGCCTCGTTGCCGAAGCGCTTGGTCTTGCTGAATAGTTTTACGCCAATTCAAATTTAGGATTACTCGAAATGGCTACAGAAATCACAGTTCCGGTCCTTGGTGAATCGGTCACCGAAGGTTCCATCGGCGAATGGCTGAAACAGCCGGGCGATGCGGTTGCAGTCGATGAACCGATCTGCTCGCTTGAAACCGATAAGGTTGCCGTGGACGTGCCCTCCCCCGTTGCTGGCATCTTGAGCGAACACCGCGCGAGCGAAGGCGATACCGTCGAAGTGGGCGCAGTCATCGCTCTGGTCGAAGAAGGTGAAGGCGCTCCGGCGTCAAAGCCTGCTGCGGCCAAGGAAGACTCACCTGCTCCGGCGGCATCTTCGGCAAGCGCAGAGGGTTCCTCGGACGCATCGCAGACATTGTCTCCGGCGGTGCGCCGCGCGGTTCTTGAACACGGCGTTGACCCATCGACGATCAAGGGCACGGGCAAAGGCGGTCGCATCACCAAGGAAGACGTGCTCGAAGCAGCGAAGAACAAGGATAAAGCGCCTGCTGCGACGTCGGCTCCTTCGCCTGCTCCAGCACCAGCCGCCGCATCGGGCGAACGCCGCGAAGAGCGCGTCAAAATGACCCGTATGCGCCAGACCATCGCCAAGCGTTTGAAAGGCGCTCAGGAAGAGGCAGCGCTTCTGACCACATTCAACGATGTGGACATGAGCGCGGTTATCGAGGCGCGCACCAAGTACAAAGACCTCTTCGCCAAAAAACACGACATTCGCCTCGGCTTTATGGGCTTTTTCGCGAAAGCTGCGTGTCTGGCGCTCAAAGACGTGCCAGCGGTCAACGCCTACATTGAGGGCGATGAGATCGTCTATCATGACTATGTCGATATCTCGGTCGCTGTGTCTGCGCCCAACGGCCTTGTGGTACCCGTGATCCGCGACTGTCAGGACAAAGGCTTTACCCGGATCGAGAAAGACATCGCCGACTTCGGCAAGCGCGCCAAGGAAGGCACGCTCACCATGGCCGATATGACGGGCGGTACGTTCACCATCTCGAATGGCGGTGTGTTCGGCTCGCTGATGAGCACCCCGATCATCAACCCACCACAGTCCGCTGTGCTGGGCCTCCACCGCATCGAAGATCGCCCTGTTGCGATCAACGGTCAGGTCGAAATCCGCCCGATGATGTACATCGCGCTTAGCTACGACCACCGTCTGATCGATGGCCGCGAAGCTGTGACGGCGCTTAAGATCATCAAGGAAGCGATCGAAGATCCAACCCGGATGCTGATTGACCTTTGATGGCTTCCCTTTCGTGATCTCCTGCGACAGCAGGAGCCTATTTCCAGCCATAGGAGCTGGACTCCTGCGTTCGCAGGAGAGCACGTGATGACGGCTCAAACATCCTTCGACGAGCGCCGCTATGCCGCCTCCGTCACCCAGACCCTGCCCCAATTCTGGGCGCGGTTTGGGGGGATGCCGGATGTGGCAGGCAAGCATATCCTCGACTTTGGCTGTGCGCGCGGCGGCATGGTCCACATTCTGCTCGAAGCGGGAGCGGCAAGCGCTTGCGGGATCGACATCAACCCCGACTACATTGCCTATGCGCGAGAGAAACACGCCAATTGGGGCGACCGCGCGCGGTTCATCTGCGGCGATATTCGCGAGCAATCGCTTGAACCTGCCGACATCATCACCTCGTGCAATGTGATGGAGCACGTCATGGCCCTGCCCGAGACGCTTCGCGCGCTGGTCAATTCGTGCAGGCCGGGCGGTGAGCTTTTCATCGGGTTCTCGCCCTTGTGGCATTCTCCCTATGGGCACCACCGACTGATGAACACGCGCGTGCCCTGGGCGCATCTGCCGCGCAAAAACCGCGCTTTTCTTGACCGCCTTGTCGACGAGGACGGCAGCTCACCGGAGACGATCCAGGAGCTCGGCTTCAACGGGGCAACACCGGCTGACTTCCGTATCGCTCTCAAAGGCCTGCCCGTCGAAATCATCTCCGCTCGGCGCAACGTCGCCACGCACCCGCTCAAACAGATCGCGATGAAGGCGATGCTCATCCCTTCGGTGTTTCCCGCATTGGAAAAATACGTCACAATCGGCATTTACTGGCACTTGAGGCGCACAAAATGACAACTTCCTCGCCAAAAGTAGCAATGGCACTTTTGCTTCCAAGCTCCTAAATACCCATCAGATTCAAATTCACGCCATCAAAACGGGATCAGGACGAACCATGGCTGACACTTCATACGATTACGATTGCCTTGTTATTGGCGCGGGCCCTGGCGGCTATGTCGCTGCTATCCGCGCGGCGCAATTGGGCCTTAAGACGGCCTGTGTGGAAAGCCGCGAGACGCTGGGCGGCACCTGCCTCAACGTGGGCTGTATCCCGTCAAAGGCGCTGCTCCACGCAAGCGAACTCTTTGAAGAGGCCGAGGGCGGTCACTTTGCGACCTGGGGCATCGAAGCAAAGGCAAGCTTCGACCTTTCGAAAATGATGGCCGAAAAAGGCAAGGCCGTTGGTGAACTGACCGGCGGTATCGAATTCCTGTTCAAGAAGAACAAAGTCACCTGGCTCAAGGGCCACGGCGCCTTTGTCGATGCGCACACAGTCAAGGTCGGGGACGAGACCGTCACCGCGAAAGACATCGTGATCGCGACCGGCTCTTCGGTCACCCCGCTCCCCGGTGTCGAAGTCGACAACGCAGGCGGTCGCATCGTTGATTCCACCGGCGCGCTTGAATTGTCCGAAGTGCCAGAGCACCTCGTTGTCATCGGCGGCGGCGTGATTGGCTTGGAGCTGGGCAGCGTCTGGCGCCGTCTTGGCGCGAAGGTCACTGTGGTTGAGTTCTTGCCCCAAATCCTGCCCGGCATGGATGAAGAAGTGCGCAAGGAAGCGAACAAGATCTTTAAGAAACAGGGCCTCAACTGGATGCTCGGCCACAAGGTCACTGGCGCTGAGGTCAAGGGCAAGAAAGTTACCCTCACCATCGAGAAAGCCGAAGGCGGCGATGAACAGACTGTCGAAGCAAGCCACGTGCTCGTCTCCATCGGTCGGCGTCCCAACACCGATGGATTGGCGCTCGAAAACGCCGGGCTCGAAGTCAACAATCGCGGCCAGATTGAAATCGATCACGATTTCAGCACCAGCGTTGATGGCATCTGGGCCATCGGCGATGTGGTCCCCGGCCCGATGCTTGCTCACAAGGCCGAGGATGAAGGCGTTGCGGTTGCTGAAAACATCGCTGGCGAAACGGGCATTGTGAACCACGATGTGATCCCGAACGTCGTTT from Erythrobacter sp. SCSIO 43205 includes these protein-coding regions:
- a CDS encoding 2-oxoglutarate dehydrogenase E1 component: MNEQSKNFIPEMTDQEGPQPGPSWGNPKWMAEVADAGADLTGAMDPTQMRLEVEKAVKTASKAAGKPTDEEALRYASDLSNKAMTLVRLYRVRGHLAATLDPLGISQKQGDPADLTLAFHELDGKEDEEVYVGGVLGMEWTTVGALYKRLREVYCGNVGLEYMHIADTEERRFLQDKFESPGDTIEFTPEGKKAILAAVLRGEGYEEFLGKKYVGTKRFGLDGGESMIPALEAVIKHGGSAGVREIVYGMAHRGRLNVLANVMAKPYKVIFHEFSGGTANPEDVGGSGDVKYHLGTSTDREFDGISVHMSLTPNPSHLETVNPVVLGKVRAQQAIRDDLEKKDQVLPVLIHGDAAFAGQGVVWESLSLSGVNGYDTGGCIHFIINNQIGFTTSPKFARNSPYPSDVAKGVMAPILHVNGDDPEAVTFACKLAVEYRQTFHRDVVIDMWCYRRFGHNEGDEPKFTQPLMYDKIRAHPKVSRVYEERLIAEGVIDEGHREAVAKEFSDLLEEEFEAAKSYSANQADWFGGRWAGLNKPADDETARRNIETAIERKTFDALGRTLTEVPENVNIHKTLGRVLKAKSEMFESGEGFDWATAEALAFGSLVMEGYGVRLSGQDSGRGTFSQRHAVWVDQKTEDKYIPLTTLPHGKFEVYDSTLSEYGVLGFEYGFAMADPKSLVLWEAQFGDFANGAQIMIDQYIAAGEAKWLRANGLVMLLPHGYEGQGPEHSSARLERFLQLCASDNIQVCNITTPANYFHVLRRQMLRPFRKPLVIMTPKSLLRHPMAKSPREEFLGDWQFKRIKSDPAMAPDSPADEKITRVVLCSGKVAYDLIEKRDAEGIDDISILRIEQLYPFPGEPLGLRLSRMKNLKEVIWCQEEPKNNGAWFFVENQIEKALELGGHFGMRPFYVGREASASPATGLAKRHAEQQARLVAEALGLAE
- a CDS encoding bifunctional 2-polyprenyl-6-hydroxyphenol methylase/3-demethylubiquinol 3-O-methyltransferase UbiG translates to MTAQTSFDERRYAASVTQTLPQFWARFGGMPDVAGKHILDFGCARGGMVHILLEAGAASACGIDINPDYIAYAREKHANWGDRARFICGDIREQSLEPADIITSCNVMEHVMALPETLRALVNSCRPGGELFIGFSPLWHSPYGHHRLMNTRVPWAHLPRKNRAFLDRLVDEDGSSPETIQELGFNGATPADFRIALKGLPVEIISARRNVATHPLKQIAMKAMLIPSVFPALEKYVTIGIYWHLRRTK
- the odhB gene encoding 2-oxoglutarate dehydrogenase complex dihydrolipoyllysine-residue succinyltransferase, yielding MATEITVPVLGESVTEGSIGEWLKQPGDAVAVDEPICSLETDKVAVDVPSPVAGILSEHRASEGDTVEVGAVIALVEEGEGAPASKPAAAKEDSPAPAASSASAEGSSDASQTLSPAVRRAVLEHGVDPSTIKGTGKGGRITKEDVLEAAKNKDKAPAATSAPSPAPAPAAASGERREERVKMTRMRQTIAKRLKGAQEEAALLTTFNDVDMSAVIEARTKYKDLFAKKHDIRLGFMGFFAKAACLALKDVPAVNAYIEGDEIVYHDYVDISVAVSAPNGLVVPVIRDCQDKGFTRIEKDIADFGKRAKEGTLTMADMTGGTFTISNGGVFGSLMSTPIINPPQSAVLGLHRIEDRPVAINGQVEIRPMMYIALSYDHRLIDGREAVTALKIIKEAIEDPTRMLIDL
- the lpdA gene encoding dihydrolipoyl dehydrogenase, which encodes MADTSYDYDCLVIGAGPGGYVAAIRAAQLGLKTACVESRETLGGTCLNVGCIPSKALLHASELFEEAEGGHFATWGIEAKASFDLSKMMAEKGKAVGELTGGIEFLFKKNKVTWLKGHGAFVDAHTVKVGDETVTAKDIVIATGSSVTPLPGVEVDNAGGRIVDSTGALELSEVPEHLVVIGGGVIGLELGSVWRRLGAKVTVVEFLPQILPGMDEEVRKEANKIFKKQGLNWMLGHKVTGAEVKGKKVTLTIEKAEGGDEQTVEASHVLVSIGRRPNTDGLALENAGLEVNNRGQIEIDHDFSTSVDGIWAIGDVVPGPMLAHKAEDEGVAVAENIAGETGIVNHDVIPNVVYTTPEIAGVGLTTEQAIEKAGGDKSKVKVGKFPMMANSRAKANRDTDGFVKVIADAETDRVLGVWMINTLAGTMIAQAAQAMEFGATSEDIAYTCHAHPTHAEAFKEAAMAVQGSPIHM